The following proteins are encoded in a genomic region of Synechococcus sp. ROS8604:
- a CDS encoding adenine phosphoribosyltransferase has product MDLRHYVQDIPDFPKPGILFRDISPMLRDPVGWAEVMVRLGALCDSLKPDLIVGIEARGFIVGMGLATQKKLGFVPVRKPGKLPSKVYGIDYALEYGTDRLEIHADAMREQPRVLIVDDLLATGGTASATSDLVKKAGGQLVGCAFIVELSDLEGRTRLPSDIHVESLIHYS; this is encoded by the coding sequence TTGGATCTCCGCCACTACGTTCAAGATATTCCGGACTTTCCAAAACCAGGAATTCTCTTCCGAGACATCTCCCCGATGTTGCGCGACCCCGTGGGCTGGGCCGAGGTCATGGTTCGTCTAGGAGCGCTCTGCGATTCGTTGAAACCAGACCTGATTGTGGGAATTGAAGCCAGAGGTTTCATCGTAGGAATGGGTCTAGCAACGCAAAAGAAACTGGGATTTGTTCCAGTGCGCAAACCAGGCAAACTTCCCAGCAAGGTCTACGGAATTGATTACGCCCTGGAATATGGAACGGATCGTCTCGAGATTCATGCAGATGCCATGCGAGAACAGCCGAGAGTTTTAATTGTTGATGACCTCTTAGCAACAGGAGGGACTGCCTCGGCAACAAGCGATTTAGTCAAAAAGGCAGGCGGCCAACTCGTTGGTTGCGCCTTCATCGTGGAACTCAGCGATTTAGAAGGACGCACGCGTCTTCCCTCCGACATCCATGTTGAATCTCTGATTCACTACTCCTGA
- a CDS encoding DUF3038 domain-containing protein translates to MTESPVTSPQEASLQTAVLGRRGMERLDLLLLTVESLDFNGGEAMLWATQQLGFESLFPNRVELWKRRCHNPLRRSTRRGRLGSAETEALIRLLCAMADRLYPMLHQLLSSREPADLSKERWALVDQRLRDLIAERFNLRRGAVQRLLSTDHSASIQRQLVLTLALAAGPGGVDRLRASLLDPTP, encoded by the coding sequence ATGACTGAATCACCAGTCACTTCTCCCCAAGAAGCGTCTTTGCAAACGGCGGTTCTTGGCCGTCGAGGGATGGAGCGTCTCGATCTTCTTTTGCTCACGGTGGAGTCCTTGGACTTCAACGGAGGTGAGGCCATGCTTTGGGCCACCCAACAACTCGGCTTCGAAAGTCTGTTCCCAAACCGGGTAGAGCTTTGGAAGCGTCGATGCCATAACCCGCTTCGACGCTCCACCCGTCGTGGAAGGCTTGGTTCGGCTGAAACAGAGGCCCTTATCAGGCTTCTCTGTGCCATGGCTGATCGGCTTTATCCGATGCTTCACCAGCTTCTCTCGAGTCGTGAACCGGCTGACCTCAGCAAGGAGCGTTGGGCTTTAGTTGACCAACGCTTGAGGGATTTGATCGCTGAGCGCTTCAATCTCCGCCGGGGGGCTGTTCAACGCTTGCTCAGCACCGATCACTCAGCTTCGATTCAACGACAGCTTGTTTTGACTCTGGCGCTGGCTGCCGGACCTGGTGGAGTGGATCGCTTG